tcaCTTACCACCAACTTAATATCACATTCATCATGTTCAAGGTTTGCTGCAATCTCCTCCTCTGCTctgtaatatttaaaacattactcAGATGACAGTAAATTCATAGCATTCTGTTATGACATACAACTGAACCAGCAATACCAGTTATATCACTATTGaatattaaatatgaatatttaatattaagtaaCATTTAAtccttaattattaattaatgaatttctcctgagaaatctgtatgcaggtcatgaagcaacagttagaactggacacggaacaagactggttccaaattgggaaaggagtgcgtcaaggctgtatattgtcgccctgcttatttaacttatatgcagagtgcatcatgagaagtgccaggctggatgaagcataagctagaatcaagattaccaggagaaatatcattaacctcagatatgcagatggcaccacccttatggcagaaagcgaagaagaactaaagagcctcttgatgaaagtgaaagaggagagtggaaaagttggcttaaaactcaacattcagaaaactaagatcatggcatctggtcccatcacttcagggcaagtagatggggaaacaatggaaacagggacagacttttcttgggctccaaaatgactgcagatgatgactgcagccataaaattaatagatgcttgctccttggaagaaaagccacgaccaacctagacagcatattaaaaagcagagatgttactttgttgataaaggttcatctagtcaaagctatggtttttccagtagtcatgtatggatgtgagtgaccataaagaaagctgagcactgaagaattgatggttttgaactgtggtgttggagaagactcttcagagtcccttagactgcagggagatccaaccagtcaatcctgaaggaaatcagtcctgaatattccttggaatgaccaatgctcaagctgaaactccaatactttggccacctgacgtaaAGAACCAActccttggagaagaccctgatgctgggaaagactgaaggcaagagaaggggatgacagagggtgagatggttggatggcatcatcgactgaatggacattagtttgagcaagctctgggagctggtgatggacagggaagcctggcatgctgcagtcggtgaagtctcaaagagtcagacatgactgagcgactgaactgaacatttaatatgaattttaaacattaaaactaTTAAGTCAAAATCGAAACAAACTGATATAATGTGGAgcaacattaaaatttaaaagcccaACAATGTTCAAAATTGTTCCAATGTCTGAACTTACGCTGACTCTTCAATAGGAGAGAGAGATCCATCATCATCCAAGTATCTGTATCTTCGACTATCAAggtcttctttttctaaatcttCAGCAACATTCATCTGCTTCAAGGATTCCTTGAGGTAGTATTCATACTTCAGTTTTTCAAGGTAGTTAAAAAATCCTCTTGCCACTGCTTGCTATATACCAGAACATCCTGTTGTAAGTCATggacttggaaaaaaatttttttctgccacAGCTTAGCAGATAGATGCTTATGTTCTAAAATAACAAGGAAGCTGTAACTCTGCCATATGGCAATCAGCTCTATCCAACACTGCTTAGATAAAGAATTCACTGTTCTACCGAGTTACCAAAGGTGGTACACCAAGAAAAACAAGCACAACAAGCATAAATCTTGTATATGGTCAACTTTGTTGACCATATACATACAAGCCCAAGTACTACTTTGAACTGAAGGATGGAGGTGGCATTTAAGTGGCAGTATAGTCAGGATAAAGAAGTATTATCAAAGTTGCAAATTGCATGCTCCAGGTGTTACCTAAATTCTAAAAGTGACTAACAACTCATTTCACACATTTAAGCTGTGTATAagcatatataaataattacCTCAAAGGTTAAAATTTTTCTCCAAGGTAAtggttttcttccattttctgatACTAAAGACTTCTAAAGACTTTTTTAATGCAAATTGAAATGTCTGTTTTAGTCACTTTTAAACATAAAAGGTTAATAATTACTAATCCTTTCCAATAAATCAGATTTTAGAACAAGTGACTACAAATTATGCAGTCacttaaaattcaaatatttgtgTCTACTGCTATGAACTGGCTGATCTGTCAGGTGATTCTGTCAGAAATGACATCTACTAAAGCCACTGAATACGAAAGTCAGGTGTGGGTTTGACTTACGTTATAGTAAAACAACTAGGCATTATTTGAGTTTTAGGAATGATGTTTAAAACCTGTTTGGGTAAGAGCAAGGTATAAAAACGTCCTTGGAGCACTTTACATGCAGATACATCCACCCAATATACTAGTAAAGATTACATCCAGAAGCCCAAGTCAACTTTGAACTGAAGGATGGAGGTGGCATTTAAGTGGCAGTATGGTCAGGATAAAGAAGTATTATCAAAGTTGCAAACTGCATGCTCCAGGTGTTATCTAAAAGTGACCAACAACTCATTTCACACATTTAATCTGTGATTagcatatataaataattacCTCAAAGGTTAAAATTTTTCTCCAAGGTAAtggttttcttccattttctgattCTAAAGATGGGAAACCAGGTCTTTTGTCTTTAAATTGTTCCTCAGTAATTTGTGAGAATTTCCTGGTTCTCCTTCCTTTTGGTCTTCCTGCTGATCTTCCCGTTggcttgtatttcttctttttccgtttccatttcttatttttgaatCTTTCAAAAATAGCCTTTAAAGTCAGTGGTATTGGCTCTATGGATGAGTCACTAGATGACTCTGTTGCTTGAGTACTTTTGGGTATGTGAACGAATTTTCTAATAGTGTTTCTTTGCTTCTGTTTAGGTGGAACAGGAACATACTGAGTTTTAAATAAGCTGCTACCAGAGGAAGAGTTGTCACTAGAAAACAGGGAAAGATTAATTGCACCCTCTCAaattactgaatatttattaccagtaatatacttttttaaaatcaaagcagGAAAACATGCTTAgaataatttcttaaaagatgGGCTCAGTACTAACAAACTGCTAAAGTGGGCCATAATGCCACTCCCATGGTGATCCTTCATGTATCCAAGTTCCATAAAGGCATCCTGTTCACGGCTAGATCCTAAACTAAGTAAGACAAAGCCTcctctaaataaaacaaaaagtatcTTGTAGAGCGGTATCTGATGTAAATATACTAGAAATGCTCATGTGATTTCCCAGTGAAATCAATGATTTAGACTAGATACCTTTCATAATATATGTCAGCTGCCTTGCTAACATGAATTAATGAGAACAAGTTGATTTTAAAGCAAGATTCACTAAAACCCCTCTTATAGTTCAAAACTTCAAAGGCCTGTCCAAACcaagttttccttttctgttccaaTTCTTGAAAATAACATTTACCACCCCTCATTACTAATGATTTATGCCCTCCCAGTAATTCAAATACAGTAAATATTACCATCCAGTCTCTTATCTAGGAAAAATCTGGTGGCTTTTTTTAAAGGCACTTACCTTTGATTCTCAGTTTCCACAGCTGAATCAAATGCCGTTGCATAGTTAAGAGAATCCATTCTTGATCCAAGTCCCTCTCAAATTATCTTTTGCTTTCAATAGATTTCTGACCGTGAAAATCTGGTAAATGTGGTGTAGTTTCCCTGAACAAATTAATGCCAACAGTTAGTGATAATAGTAATGCAAATATTGATGTAGCTGTGAGTTATGTAAGTAATATGTAAACTAAGGCCACATCACTTACGAAGCCTTTAATATTTTCTGGTTGTTAACTGTAATTTTAGATCAATTCTAAAACCTAGAGATTTGATTCACGGGTTCTGTTTGTTTTGCCTccttcatctgtacaatggaataAGATTCCAGAAGAGCAGGTAATTTCCAACAGTATCAAGGAACTTTCCCAGcaggaaaaaatgttaattttaaccCTAAGCCATAGTAATGTACAATGAAGAGTATCAGTGTTCAACGGAAGTTAACTACTATGTGTGGCCTCAGTATAGCAGGGGAAATAATCATTAGGTCTTACTACCTCAATCCAAACTCCTGGTCTGAGATTTACTATTAGGGTATTAAAAGTTGTAAATTCTCCAAATTCTCAATAAAAGGCTTACAGACTACGACAATGTCCgttgtcttttttttcacttccGTTGATACAGTATTTtgggcaaaatttttaaaaagataatgtctTTTACTTCTCAACCTCCCTTATAGAGAGTGCCATCATTCTCCCACTGTTCTTAGTTTTTAGCATTTTAAGAGCGATATATttcaaatacaggaaaataacAGGTCACAGATCTCAAGCTTTGCAAAATCTAAGCCATGAAGTAACTGCCCTTAAAAACAAGTTAAACGAAAAGTGGATCCAATGACAGCGATGGCATACCTGAGCGTATTATCAAAACTAAAGTTAACACAGTCTTTTCCGGAATCTGGAAAGCAATCCTGTGCAAGTGCTGCTTCCTAGTCGGGTACTCTGACCGTACCACGCGACCGCGAACAACTCGTCCTCGGCGCCTTGCGCGATCCTGGGGCGAGCGTCTCCAGGAGGCGCCCACCTCGGGCAAGGATGGCGTTAGCAACCGCCATTCAGAGAATGAGCATTATTTATGCTCCACTGTAACATTCACGGGCCACGGTCGCAATGCAGCCCTAGGCCCGCAGTCCACAACCACCGAGGGCCCCCCGCCATCAGGGCCCAACTCCCGGGGCTGCGCCCGGCCCCGCCGCGCCCGGAAAAAGCCACAAGAGCGACCCCTCCGCCTCCCACAAGGCCCGGACGCCCGTGTCCTCTTTCCGACCCCTCCAGAGGCGGATGGCGTATACTAACCTGCGCCGGCTCGACACAGGCTCCTGCTGCCGACAACAACCTACAGACCACAGCCCTCCGAAAAGCAAACAGCAACCAGCCTCCGCAGCCGCGCGGGAGGAAAGGCTGAGCGCGCGGCGCGCCCAAGCTAATAGTGGGGCGGAAGTCTCGCGATAACAACTGGACTCCCGGATGAGCGGGAGAGCTGGGAGGTGGTGCGACGCGGGCGCCGTGTTTATCCCCGCGAGGGGAGGGCCGAGTCCAGTGGGCGGAGCCTGGACGCCCTAACCCTGAAGAGGTGGAGTTGAGTGAGGTGAGAGCAGGAGTCTGGTGTAGGCTTCTCTAACCGACGAGGTAAGTGGAATAGCCTAGGACGTTTCGGCCAACGTTTCGGGAATAAATTGTGGGGTCAGGAGGGTGGAATGCACGTGAACTGTAAGGAAACAGGCACCTTGCCTGACTTGCTCCTCCTATAACTGTCCAAAGTTAGTCACCGCGGGTATTGTGGGGGATGTGCGAGTGTGTGTCTCTGGCCAGGTGTGTTTTGTCGTGTTGTGTCCACTTTTCCCTTCAGAAATCGCTTTTCCGTTAAATTGTGAGAGGATCGTACCTTGACCGTGACTCAAAATGTGTAACCTTTGTACTGGAAGCCTCTGTTACGCAAGCACTCCCAGCTCCCCGCTCCACTTTCGAACTTGTGTTCTTACCTACACTCACTCAGAACGAAGGGTCAGCCTCCCGGGAGTTGCTTAACAGATCACAGGAGACACACGCGGCGGATTTTTGTTATTCGTTTTCTGAGGTCCCtgaatggttcagttcagttcagttcagtcgctcagtcgtgtccgactctttgcgaccccatgaaccgcagcacgccaggcctccctgtccatcaccaactcccggagtttactcaaacccgtgtccatcaagtcggtgatgccatccaaccatctcatcctctgtcgtccccttctccttctgccctcagtctttcccagcatcagggtcttttcaaatgagtcagctcttcgcatcaggtggccaaagtattggagttttggcttcaacagcagtccttccaattaacacccaagattgatctcctttaggatggactggttggatctccttgcagtccaggggactctcaaagagccttctccaacaccacagttcaaaagcatcaattctgcgctcagctttctttatagtccaaccctcacatccatacatgaacagtggaaaaaccatagccttgactagacagacctttgttggcaaagtaatgtctctgctttttaatatgctgtctaggttggtcataactttccctccaaagagtaagcatcttttaatttaatggctgcaatcaccatctgcagtgattttggagcccagaaaaatagtcagccacagtttccactgtttcctgaaTGGTTACTGTGTTAAAAAGCTAAAAGTTTAAACTTTTagttttggtgttttttgtttttcccaaagtacttaaaaaaaggaatgagctgaaaaaaaattttttttaattaaaaaaaaaaaaaaaaggaatgagctgGCTTGATCTCTAGTCCAACTCTGCCGTCCTACGGACTGTGTagcaccatgctcctctgtccatgggattttccaggcaagaaaactggagtggattgccatttcctccaccaggggatcttcctgacccaggaatcaaatcctcaGCTTCTTGTATCATATAGTAAAACCAGGAAAGCAGTCTAGTCTTATTTTGTGGATAGTGTCATGTTGGGATTGAATAGACCTGGAAGGTAATCTAGCCTCTTTACTCAATTTTGCTCTAAATGTTGAACAATTCCAGGCACAGATAGTCAAGTCTTGTAGGGTTTGTTAAGTACAGTAAGTTTCAGAACAGGGATTACATGCCTTATCCCCTGCCATGTTTCCAGAGTGAACTTGCCTCTGTAATTTGTGAGGCtcagtacaaaatgaaaatgcagtgtCCCTTGTTCAAAATGCAATGGGAAAGTGTTATTAAAGCTACTAAGATATAAGCTGTCTCATTTTTTCTGTAGTATCTCTTTCAACTTGTCATGATGTTTTAACTAATAGCATTAACTTGCTATTATTATCAAGGGCATTATTAATcatgctattttattattaatactatcATTAATTTGCTCTTTATtgtcaaaagaaattaaaaggttaATTCATTAGCATGAGATTTACCACTCTATATTGTGTAATACCAGTTTTAAATACAAACATAAGATTTAGCTTATACGCAGAATCActgaaatttcacagttcatactGTGTAGTTCATACAGGCTTATGTATTTTGTTCTCACTCTAACACTGAACAAAACTAACACccctgtttttatttcacttcttgaTGAAACTTCTGTATTATTTTACTTCTTGATGCGTGCTCATTCTACCGACTCCATGGAATCCAGGCAATTTGATTCTCAGTGAACTCTCTTGGATTGTGGGTCCAACAGCATTTTACATTCACAGGACTTAAATGATTTATGTGAATGGGAAGCAAGAATTTGTTGCCAAAATCTTGACTCTTTGTGCACTGATGCCAACCAGAAACACGGAGATAGAGTTATGGCGAAGGAAATAGAGGCTTGCTTTCTTTGGCAGGCAAAGATGGAACGCAGTAGGctagtgcctcaagaactgtgctcCTCTCCCTGGGTATTAGGGAGAGGTtatgcaagatcccctggagaagggaatggcaatgcctagagaagtccatggacagagaagctgagtGGGCTACAGTCAGGGGATTGCAATGTGtctgattgagcgactaacacaatgTAGTCAAGTCAGGGGTATGTGACTTGTTATATTATGGCAATAACAGTTTTATTTGGGAGACCAAATTATGCATATTAAgtaaataaagggcttccctggtaactcagtaaagaatctgactacagTGTGAGAGACCAGGTTCCttccatgagttgggaagatcccctgaagaagggaaatggcaacccactccagtattcttgcttggagaatcccatggacagaggaacagggTAATAAGTTTTGGTATTTGATCAAGTACTAAAGAAGTGTTGGGtcttatatatatgtttgtgaaGAATGTGTTGTTTGAAACTGTCAAAATTAGAAATCCAGTTTCTAAGAAAATTATGAatctttggaaaattttaaaaaaaatttggaagaGTATTTCAAATGTTGCCAAAGTACTACCTTTCACTTAGTAAGTAATGATATGCCAGAGATTATTCAGATTAATGAGGTATTCAGTAACAATTTTAATGAGAAATCCGACAGTGTTCTTAGAAGCACCCTTAAGAGTTTTATCTTTATTCCTTGCTATGATTGGCCTAGAGTGGGATTTCTCCAGCCACCTAGtattacttttgtttgtttgtgcttTTTGgctcacattttatttaaatctgtCTGCTTGTGCACCTCGTCACCTGTACAGTTGAGGTAAGGTACTAATCTCTGCATAAATGTCTAATTATTGTAAAATGCttagcatatattt
The nucleotide sequence above comes from Cervus canadensis isolate Bull #8, Minnesota chromosome 29, ASM1932006v1, whole genome shotgun sequence. Encoded proteins:
- the TAF1D gene encoding TATA box-binding protein-associated factor RNA polymerase I subunit D, which codes for MDSLNYATAFDSAVETENQSDNSSSGSSLFKTQYVPVPPKQKQRNTIRKFVHIPKSTQATESSSDSSIEPIPLTLKAIFERFKNKKWKRKKKKYKPTGRSAGRPKGRRTRKFSQITEEQFKDKRPGFPSLESENGRKPLPWRKILTFEQAVARGFFNYLEKLKYEYYLKESLKQMNVAEDLEKEDLDSRRYRYLDDDGSLSPIEESAAEEEIAANLEHDECDIKLVENSYFIISSEFPKKKNVYLDQEEYTEETALLKKRTSKSKHWTEDKVG